Proteins encoded by one window of Mesorhizobium sp. INR15:
- a CDS encoding helix-turn-helix domain-containing protein, whose product MSLDRRSGCPINLSLEVFGDRWSLIILRDMIFGGRRHFRELLNGSMEGIASNILADRLKRLMALGMLTKADDPSHKQKAIYSLTEMAITLVPILAHLGAWGRVWLPVSDELSIRAELLENGGPPLWDRFMDELRHDHLGTPAAPSAEPTVRAMLQAGYEAVVARNARAADAPA is encoded by the coding sequence ATGAGCTTGGATCGCCGATCTGGCTGCCCGATCAATCTGTCGCTGGAAGTGTTCGGCGACCGCTGGAGCCTGATCATCCTGCGCGACATGATTTTCGGCGGCAGGCGCCATTTTCGCGAGCTGCTCAACGGATCGATGGAAGGCATCGCATCGAACATTCTCGCCGACCGGCTGAAACGGCTGATGGCACTCGGCATGCTGACCAAAGCCGATGATCCGAGCCACAAGCAGAAGGCGATCTACAGCCTGACTGAAATGGCGATCACGCTGGTGCCGATCCTGGCCCATCTCGGTGCCTGGGGCCGGGTCTGGCTGCCGGTCAGCGATGAACTGTCGATCCGCGCCGAGCTGCTCGAAAACGGTGGCCCGCCGCTGTGGGACAGGTTCATGGATGAGCTGCGTCACGACCATCTGGGCACCCCTGCCGCGCCTTCAGCCGAACCCACTGTTCGGGCGATGCTGCAAGCCGGCTACGAGGCCGTGGTCGCCCGTAACGCGCGCGCCGCCGATGCACCGGCCTGA
- a CDS encoding alpha/beta fold hydrolase, whose product MIAMERPEIVSQTFGDRTHPPVLLIMGAMASMLWWPEALCRKLANNGLFVIRYDNRDTGRSTKYAPGEPPYAFDDMADDAIQVLDSHGIQKAHIVGMSLGGMIAQFAALKHPARVASLTVISSSPVGTDTSHLPTMTEAYMQHSADGAKVDWSNRDQVMDYIVRDAREIAGTAHPFDEKRTKGFVEQDYDRSGGFLSATNHFMLSGGEEWQGRLHEMAAPLLVIHGTADPIFPVEHGEALVDAVAGARILRIEGGGHELHPDDWAAMTDAIVAHTQAH is encoded by the coding sequence ATGATCGCCATGGAACGCCCCGAAATCGTCTCCCAGACCTTTGGCGACCGTACTCATCCGCCAGTGCTGCTGATCATGGGGGCAATGGCCTCGATGTTGTGGTGGCCGGAGGCATTGTGCCGGAAACTGGCGAACAATGGTCTGTTCGTGATCCGCTATGACAATCGCGATACCGGCCGATCGACCAAGTATGCCCCGGGAGAGCCGCCCTATGCGTTCGACGACATGGCCGACGATGCGATCCAGGTTCTCGACAGCCACGGCATCCAGAAAGCCCATATCGTGGGCATGTCGCTGGGCGGCATGATCGCACAGTTCGCCGCGCTCAAGCATCCGGCGCGTGTTGCTTCGCTGACAGTGATCAGCAGTTCCCCGGTTGGCACCGACACCTCGCACCTGCCGACGATGACCGAGGCTTATATGCAGCATTCGGCCGATGGCGCCAAAGTCGACTGGTCGAACCGCGATCAGGTCATGGACTACATCGTCAGGGATGCCCGGGAGATCGCGGGAACAGCGCATCCGTTCGACGAGAAGCGGACGAAGGGTTTCGTTGAACAGGACTATGACCGCTCCGGCGGCTTCCTGAGCGCGACCAATCACTTCATGCTGAGCGGCGGCGAGGAATGGCAGGGCCGCTTGCATGAAATGGCGGCGCCGTTGCTGGTCATCCACGGAACGGCCGATCCGATCTTTCCCGTCGAGCACGGCGAAGCGCTTGTCGATGCCGTCGCCGGCGCCCGGATTCTGCGCATCGAAGGCGGCGGTCACGAGTTGCACCCCGACGACTGGGCAGCGATGACGGATGCCATCGTCGCGCATACCCAGGCCCATTGA
- a CDS encoding glutathione S-transferase family protein: MPLTLHFHPLASFCWKPLIALYENGTPFNPAIVDLGDEESRAAFLKISPSGKMPALRDDARDCTVLESTIVIEYLAARYPGTVELVPADVDLAIQVRQADRFYDFYVQEPMQKIVGDRLRPGDKTDPFGVEQARDQLRNSYAIIEQDMQAKTWATGETFTMADCAASPALFYANKVEPMGDKYPTVKRYHDQLLQRPSFARVVEEAQPYFHMFPYNNG, encoded by the coding sequence ATGCCCCTGACGCTGCATTTTCACCCTTTGGCATCCTTCTGCTGGAAGCCGCTGATCGCGCTCTATGAGAACGGTACGCCATTCAATCCAGCCATCGTCGATCTCGGCGATGAAGAGTCCCGCGCGGCCTTCCTGAAGATATCGCCCTCCGGCAAGATGCCAGCCCTGCGCGACGATGCGCGGGACTGCACCGTGCTGGAATCGACCATCGTCATCGAGTATCTGGCCGCGCGCTATCCTGGGACGGTCGAACTTGTTCCCGCCGATGTCGACCTCGCGATCCAAGTCCGCCAGGCCGATCGCTTCTATGATTTCTATGTACAGGAGCCGATGCAGAAGATCGTCGGCGACCGGCTGCGGCCGGGGGATAAGACCGATCCGTTCGGTGTCGAACAGGCACGCGACCAGCTGCGTAATTCCTACGCCATCATAGAGCAGGACATGCAGGCGAAGACCTGGGCGACAGGCGAGACCTTCACCATGGCCGATTGCGCGGCCTCGCCGGCGTTGTTTTATGCCAACAAGGTCGAGCCGATGGGAGACAAATATCCCACCGTGAAGCGCTACCACGACCAGTTGCTGCAGCGGCCCTCGTTCGCTCGCGTGGTCGAGGAAGCGCAGCCCTATTTCCACATGTTCCCCTACAACAACGGTTAG
- a CDS encoding helix-turn-helix transcriptional regulator — protein sequence MLHDPAQLDLMFQALADPARRQMVDRLSRGPASVSQLAEPLAMSLSAVVQHLNVLEASGLVRSEKLGRVRTCQIEPKALRAAEHWINERRLAWERRLDRLGDFLAETNDEG from the coding sequence ATGCTGCACGATCCCGCCCAGCTCGATCTGATGTTCCAGGCGCTTGCCGACCCGGCGCGGCGGCAGATGGTGGATCGGCTGTCGCGGGGGCCTGCATCGGTCAGCCAGCTGGCCGAGCCGCTGGCGATGTCGCTGTCAGCCGTCGTCCAGCATCTGAATGTGCTGGAGGCGAGCGGCCTCGTCCGCAGCGAGAAGCTTGGCCGCGTCCGCACCTGCCAGATCGAGCCGAAGGCGCTGCGCGCGGCCGAACACTGGATCAACGAGCGGCGCCTCGCGTGGGAGCGCAGGCTCGACCGGCTGGGCGACTTTCTGGCGGAAACCAACGACGAAGGCTGA
- a CDS encoding SRPBCC family protein, giving the protein MTDPSVTHATIVLERIYEASPARVFQALADPQARARWGTPSKNIDLVYDQADFRVAGLDISRCGPRGNLVYQVETRYMDIEPEQRIVSTEVVREGGNRLSVSLITVELQAVGSSTRLVLTDQIAAFGGKDMIAGSEAGFSAALTNLAAEFASETAKSQSSASEQ; this is encoded by the coding sequence ATGACCGATCCATCCGTGACCCACGCTACGATCGTGCTGGAGCGCATTTATGAGGCGTCGCCAGCACGGGTGTTCCAGGCGCTTGCCGATCCGCAAGCCCGCGCTCGCTGGGGCACGCCGTCGAAGAATATCGATCTGGTCTATGACCAAGCCGACTTCCGCGTCGCCGGGCTCGATATCAGCCGCTGCGGGCCGCGCGGCAATCTGGTCTACCAGGTCGAGACCCGCTACATGGATATCGAGCCGGAGCAAAGGATCGTGTCGACCGAGGTCGTTCGCGAAGGCGGGAACCGGCTTTCCGTTTCGCTGATCACGGTAGAACTCCAAGCGGTTGGCTCGTCGACGCGGCTGGTGCTTACCGACCAGATCGCGGCCTTCGGCGGCAAGGACATGATCGCGGGCAGCGAGGCCGGCTTCAGCGCCGCGCTGACCAACCTGGCCGCGGAATTCGCAAGCGAGACGGCCAAGAGCCAGTCGAGTGCTTCCGAGCAATAA
- a CDS encoding SRPBCC family protein, whose product MTERSIVHSTFVVERSYPVAPAKVFSAFSNPDAKRRWFVDPHDPTPSHHEMDFRVGGKEVNAGCPSDGSMHFFNAVYQDIVPDQRIVYSYELLFGETRVSVSLATIELIAEGGSTRLVMTEQGAFLDGHDTSATREHGTGELLDALGAFLGAQA is encoded by the coding sequence ATGACCGAGCGATCCATCGTCCATTCCACCTTTGTCGTCGAGAGGAGCTATCCGGTGGCGCCGGCAAAAGTCTTTTCGGCATTCAGCAATCCGGACGCCAAGCGGCGCTGGTTCGTCGATCCCCATGATCCGACGCCCAGCCACCACGAAATGGACTTCCGCGTTGGCGGCAAGGAGGTCAATGCCGGCTGCCCGAGCGATGGGAGCATGCATTTCTTCAACGCGGTCTATCAGGACATCGTGCCCGATCAGCGCATCGTTTACAGTTATGAGCTGCTGTTTGGCGAAACCCGCGTATCGGTGTCACTGGCGACGATCGAGCTTATTGCGGAAGGTGGGAGCACACGGCTCGTGATGACAGAGCAGGGAGCCTTTCTCGACGGCCACGACACGTCAGCCACGCGCGAGCATGGAACGGGTGAACTGCTCGACGCGCTTGGCGCTTTCCTGGGCGCGCAAGCCTGA
- a CDS encoding helix-turn-helix transcriptional regulator — translation MMFSDAFLAIADPNRRHLLEELRRGPKTVNELAAGLPVSRPAVSQHLKVLLDAGLVNARPEGTRRVYTVSSSGFLKLNIWLDQFWEAGSTP, via the coding sequence ATGATGTTTTCCGACGCCTTCTTGGCGATTGCCGATCCCAACCGGCGCCATCTTCTGGAAGAACTCCGGCGCGGTCCGAAGACTGTCAACGAACTGGCTGCCGGATTGCCAGTGTCCCGGCCAGCCGTTTCACAGCATCTCAAGGTCCTGCTCGACGCAGGGCTGGTCAACGCCAGGCCCGAAGGTACGAGACGCGTCTATACAGTGAGCAGCTCCGGGTTCCTGAAGCTCAACATCTGGCTCGACCAATTCTGGGAAGCCGGATCCACACCCTGA
- a CDS encoding MFS transporter → MFATYRPILSLLRGTAFLLAASGLHGLLLPLRGQLEGFSTASLGLMGTAWAGGFVTGCFFAPRIVRRAGHVRAFGAFAASGAIVALLTGLIIDEYVWILLRAFTGFTMAGAFMVIESWLNEKATNENRGTVFGLYMMVTYASIMGGQMIVAGGDVKSASLFMITGILFCLSLIPTAVSTASHPKPLQDVSLDVKGLYANSPVSAVACLLIGIANGAWGTLGAVYGARIGISTPEIALMMSLVVVAGAAMQLPAGRLSDTTDRRFVLAGAAFGAALFAIAIFLFEPRSAVFVIVCTAAYGAFAYTLYSIAVAHANDHARSEDFVKVSGGLLLLYGFGTMIGPLLAAALMGWMRPEGLFLATAFAHLCLAGYTLLRISRRAPVPIEGRDAFKTQPADRSVTPEALRLDPRRKNETNG, encoded by the coding sequence ATGTTCGCAACCTACAGACCGATCCTCTCGCTGCTTCGCGGCACGGCTTTTCTGCTTGCGGCCTCGGGATTGCACGGGCTGCTGCTGCCCTTGCGCGGCCAGTTGGAAGGTTTCTCGACCGCATCGCTCGGCCTCATGGGCACCGCCTGGGCGGGCGGCTTTGTCACCGGCTGTTTCTTTGCCCCCCGCATCGTGCGCCGCGCCGGTCACGTCAGGGCCTTTGGCGCTTTCGCCGCCTCGGGCGCGATCGTGGCACTGCTCACTGGCCTGATCATCGATGAATATGTCTGGATCCTGCTGCGTGCCTTCACCGGCTTCACCATGGCCGGCGCCTTCATGGTGATTGAAAGCTGGCTGAACGAGAAGGCCACGAACGAGAACCGCGGCACTGTCTTCGGCCTCTACATGATGGTCACCTACGCCTCGATCATGGGCGGCCAGATGATCGTTGCCGGCGGCGACGTGAAATCGGCTTCGTTGTTCATGATCACCGGCATCTTGTTCTGCCTGTCGCTCATCCCGACCGCCGTATCAACCGCTTCACACCCCAAGCCGCTGCAGGATGTTTCGCTCGACGTCAAAGGCCTCTACGCCAATTCACCGGTATCGGCGGTCGCTTGTCTCCTGATCGGTATCGCCAACGGCGCCTGGGGCACGCTCGGCGCGGTCTATGGCGCACGCATCGGCATTTCCACACCCGAGATCGCCCTGATGATGAGCCTTGTGGTGGTCGCGGGCGCCGCCATGCAGCTTCCGGCCGGGCGCCTGTCCGACACGACCGACCGCCGTTTCGTGCTGGCGGGCGCGGCCTTTGGCGCGGCGCTGTTCGCCATCGCCATCTTCCTGTTCGAGCCACGCTCCGCCGTGTTCGTCATCGTCTGCACCGCTGCCTATGGCGCCTTCGCCTACACGCTCTATTCGATCGCCGTGGCGCATGCCAACGACCACGCCCGCTCCGAGGATTTCGTCAAGGTCTCGGGCGGCCTGCTGCTGCTCTACGGCTTCGGCACGATGATCGGCCCGCTGCTGGCCGCCGCGCTGATGGGCTGGATGCGCCCGGAAGGGCTGTTCTTGGCAACCGCCTTTGCCCATCTTTGTCTGGCCGGCTACACGCTGCTGCGCATCAGCCGCCGCGCACCGGTGCCAATCGAGGGCCGCGATGCCTTCAAGACTCAGCCGGCCGACCGCTCGGTCACGCCGGAAGCATTGCGGCTCGACCCAAGAAGAAAAAATGAAACCAACGGTTGA
- a CDS encoding DUF1192 domain-containing protein — translation MAIFDDEPKKKARPHEVGQDLSLLSVGDLTERISLLRDEIARLEAELKARDSTKSAAEALFRRG, via the coding sequence ATGGCGATCTTCGACGACGAACCCAAGAAGAAGGCGCGCCCACACGAGGTCGGGCAGGACCTTTCGCTGCTTTCCGTCGGTGACCTGACCGAGCGGATTAGCCTGTTGCGCGACGAGATCGCCAGACTGGAAGCCGAGCTGAAGGCCAGGGACAGCACCAAGTCGGCGGCTGAGGCCCTGTTTCGTCGCGGATAG
- a CDS encoding NAD(P)H-quinone oxidoreductase, with protein sequence MASGQKIPAKMMAIAISEPGGPRVLKPETRDVPVPGPGEILIRVRAAGVNRPDVQQRKGAYPAPPGASDLPGLEVSGEVAALGDEISRWRIGDRVCALTPGGGYAEYVKVHSGSVLPLPAGFTHTEAAAVPENYFTVWHNVFERGGLKKGETLLVHGGSSGIGTTAIQLASAFGAYVITTAGSKEKCDACLKLGADRAINYREQDFVAAVKEATEAKGANVILDMVGGDYVARNYEAAAIEGRIVQIAVQGGAVASADFSRIMVKRLTHTGSTLRPRTVEFKAALAASLEAQVWPLLGTRRIAPVMDMIFPLGEAWRAHERIEEGEHIGKIVLDVG encoded by the coding sequence ATGGCGAGCGGACAGAAAATTCCGGCGAAGATGATGGCCATCGCGATCTCGGAACCGGGCGGCCCCCGGGTGCTGAAGCCGGAGACGCGCGATGTGCCCGTTCCCGGCCCCGGCGAAATCCTGATCCGGGTGCGCGCTGCTGGCGTCAACCGGCCTGATGTGCAGCAGCGCAAGGGTGCTTATCCGGCGCCGCCCGGGGCCTCCGACCTGCCCGGCCTCGAAGTCTCGGGCGAGGTGGCAGCACTTGGCGACGAGATTTCGCGCTGGCGCATCGGCGACCGGGTCTGCGCGCTGACGCCGGGCGGCGGTTATGCCGAGTATGTCAAGGTTCATAGCGGCAGCGTGCTGCCGCTGCCAGCCGGCTTTACCCACACCGAAGCGGCGGCCGTGCCGGAAAACTATTTTACCGTCTGGCACAATGTCTTCGAGCGTGGCGGCCTGAAGAAGGGTGAAACCTTGCTCGTGCATGGCGGCTCGTCCGGCATCGGCACCACCGCTATCCAGCTTGCGTCGGCTTTCGGTGCCTATGTCATTACCACCGCGGGCAGCAAGGAGAAGTGCGACGCCTGCCTGAAGCTTGGGGCCGACCGGGCGATCAATTACCGCGAGCAGGATTTTGTCGCGGCGGTCAAGGAGGCCACGGAAGCCAAGGGCGCCAATGTCATCCTCGACATGGTCGGCGGCGACTATGTGGCGCGAAACTACGAGGCGGCGGCGATCGAGGGCCGCATCGTCCAGATCGCCGTACAGGGTGGTGCGGTGGCGAGCGCCGATTTTTCCAGGATCATGGTCAAGCGGCTGACCCATACCGGTTCGACGCTGCGGCCGCGCACGGTCGAGTTCAAGGCGGCACTGGCGGCATCCCTGGAAGCCCAGGTGTGGCCGCTGCTCGGCACCCGCCGGATAGCCCCAGTGATGGACATGATCTTCCCGCTCGGCGAAGCCTGGCGTGCGCATGAGCGCATTGAGGAGGGCGAGCATATCGGCAAGATCGTGCTGGATGTCGGCTAA
- a CDS encoding DUF1127 domain-containing protein has product MNPIRAYRNWRMYNETVRELNRLNSRQLNDLGINRADIEKIARRAI; this is encoded by the coding sequence ATGAACCCGATCCGCGCTTACCGTAACTGGCGCATGTACAACGAAACCGTGCGCGAACTGAACCGCCTGAACTCGCGTCAGCTGAACGATCTCGGCATCAACCGCGCCGACATCGAAAAGATCGCCCGCCGCGCGATTTGA
- a CDS encoding DUF1013 domain-containing protein, which produces MANTLLMPKATAVWLVDNTALSFEQIAQFCGLHPLEVKAIADGESAQGIKGMDPIMTGQLTRDEIARAEKDSNQRLKLSDPKVRVPESKRKGPRYTPLSKRQDRPNAILWLVRNHPELKDAQISRLVGTTKSTIDQIRDRKHWNSANLQPMDPVTLGLASQIDLDMEVNRASRGREQPAPVGDTLLPAALTERLVPTPEKPKDEDAELDANAVFAKLSALKSKNTDDDADDE; this is translated from the coding sequence ATGGCCAATACGCTGCTGATGCCCAAGGCGACCGCCGTCTGGCTGGTCGACAACACCGCGCTGTCCTTCGAGCAGATCGCGCAGTTCTGCGGGCTGCATCCGCTTGAGGTCAAGGCGATCGCCGATGGCGAATCGGCGCAAGGCATCAAGGGCATGGATCCGATCATGACCGGCCAGCTGACCCGCGACGAGATCGCGCGCGCCGAGAAGGATTCAAACCAGCGGCTGAAGCTGTCCGACCCCAAGGTGCGGGTGCCGGAATCCAAGCGCAAGGGCCCGCGTTATACGCCGCTGTCGAAGCGCCAGGACCGGCCGAATGCGATCCTCTGGCTGGTGCGCAATCATCCCGAACTGAAGGACGCGCAGATTTCGCGCCTCGTCGGCACCACCAAATCGACGATCGACCAGATCCGCGACCGCAAGCACTGGAATTCGGCCAATCTTCAGCCGATGGATCCGGTGACGCTGGGCCTCGCCTCGCAAATCGACCTCGACATGGAAGTCAATCGCGCCTCGCGTGGCCGCGAACAGCCGGCGCCGGTCGGCGACACACTGCTGCCGGCCGCCCTGACCGAGCGGTTGGTGCCGACGCCTGAGAAGCCGAAGGACGAGGATGCCGAGCTCGACGCCAACGCAGTCTTCGCCAAGCTCTCGGCGCTGAAGTCCAAGAACACCGACGACGACGCGGACGACGAATAA
- a CDS encoding IS110 family transposase — MQGKVLSEPNATPSVYAGIDVCKEWLDVYVHPTGQSFRVANDGGGLRRLKRRLGDLAVRRAIMEATSKYHRAAQRSLHEAGLVVAVVNPLRARLFAEACGQLAKTDKIDARLLAEMGVALNPAETVPPSLAMEALQEMIGARNAACAERIALINRLATLKSPFLRAELNRRLKALHSHIVRLEAETGRRISADPALARRYTILISIPGIGPITAATLLAGLAEMGTLNAKQAAMLTGLAPVAHDSGPRQGRRAIRGGRKGVRNALYMAALSASRYNKDLAVFAARLRKAAKPEKVILVAVMRKLVVTANALVTQDRIWSQIAP; from the coding sequence ATGCAAGGCAAGGTATTGTCCGAACCGAATGCGACGCCGTCAGTCTATGCCGGCATCGACGTGTGTAAAGAGTGGCTGGATGTGTACGTCCATCCAACCGGCCAGAGTTTTCGTGTGGCCAATGATGGTGGTGGCCTGCGGCGGCTGAAGCGCCGGCTTGGTGATCTCGCAGTGAGGCGGGCGATCATGGAGGCGACGTCCAAATACCATCGTGCGGCACAGCGCTCGCTGCATGAAGCGGGATTGGTAGTGGCCGTCGTCAACCCGCTGCGTGCTCGGCTGTTCGCGGAAGCCTGCGGCCAGCTTGCCAAGACCGACAAGATCGATGCCAGGCTGCTGGCAGAAATGGGGGTCGCGCTCAATCCGGCCGAGACGGTGCCGCCTTCCCTTGCGATGGAGGCGCTGCAGGAGATGATCGGCGCGCGCAATGCCGCCTGTGCCGAACGCATCGCGCTCATCAACCGCTTGGCGACGCTCAAAAGCCCCTTCCTGCGTGCTGAACTCAACCGCAGGCTCAAAGCGCTTCACAGCCATATCGTGCGTCTTGAAGCCGAGACCGGTCGCCGGATCTCAGCTGATCCCGCTCTTGCCCGCCGCTACACAATCTTGATCTCGATCCCCGGCATTGGCCCGATCACTGCCGCCACGCTCCTGGCGGGCCTCGCTGAGATGGGTACGCTCAACGCCAAGCAGGCGGCAATGCTGACCGGCCTTGCTCCCGTCGCCCATGACAGCGGCCCGCGCCAGGGACGCCGAGCTATCAGGGGCGGCCGAAAGGGTGTCAGAAACGCCCTCTACATGGCCGCACTGTCTGCAAGTCGTTACAACAAGGACCTTGCAGTGTTCGCCGCCCGTCTGCGCAAGGCAGCTAAACCCGAAAAGGTCATCCTCGTCGCCGTCATGCGAAAGCTCGTCGTTACGGCCAACGCGCTCGTAACTCAGGACCGCATCTGGAGCCAAATCGCTCCTTGA
- a CDS encoding YafY family protein, which translates to MRRADRLFQIVQHLRGGRLVTAQKLGTWLEVSERTIYRDIADLQSTGVPIDGEAGVGYMMREGFDLPPLMFTRDEIVALVAGARMVRAFGGAAMARAADEALVKIGAVLPDAEKDRIARTEIHTPMWVVSDAAREAIDLIERSVEKRQVLTIDYSDEAGRGTARDIRPLGLWFWGKVWTLVAWCEMRDDFRAFRIDRIASVVIAGRIFKPERGKQLADFYRAVERSEDYGMAPDRAART; encoded by the coding sequence ATGCGTCGTGCCGACAGGCTCTTCCAGATCGTGCAGCATCTGCGCGGTGGCCGTTTGGTCACCGCCCAGAAGCTGGGCACGTGGCTCGAGGTTTCCGAGCGAACCATCTACCGCGATATCGCCGACCTGCAGTCGACCGGGGTGCCGATCGACGGCGAAGCTGGCGTTGGCTACATGATGAGGGAGGGTTTCGACCTTCCGCCGCTGATGTTCACGCGTGACGAGATCGTGGCGCTGGTCGCCGGCGCCCGCATGGTGCGCGCCTTTGGCGGTGCGGCCATGGCGCGCGCGGCCGACGAAGCGCTGGTCAAGATCGGCGCCGTGCTGCCCGACGCCGAGAAGGATCGTATCGCCCGCACCGAGATCCACACACCGATGTGGGTGGTGAGCGATGCCGCCCGCGAGGCGATCGACCTGATCGAGCGCTCGGTCGAGAAGCGTCAGGTGCTGACCATCGACTATTCCGACGAGGCTGGACGCGGCACGGCGCGCGACATCAGGCCGCTTGGCCTGTGGTTCTGGGGCAAAGTGTGGACGCTGGTTGCCTGGTGCGAGATGCGCGATGATTTCCGCGCCTTCCGCATCGACCGCATCGCCTCGGTGGTCATTGCAGGCCGGATCTTCAAGCCGGAGCGCGGCAAGCAGCTCGCCGACTTCTACCGCGCGGTAGAACGCAGCGAGGACTACGGCATGGCGCCGGATCGCGCCGCTCGGACCTGA
- a CDS encoding DJ-1/PfpI family protein, with amino-acid sequence MSKQKTIGFLFIEGFADWEYGLLAASAVEWFGARAVSLTPDGKPVTGISGFKLMPDRSVKADENTDLDAVAVIGSDQWAGKAPPDAAGLLTAVASRGGVVGGICAGTLALARAGLFDNANHTSNGRDWINQHEAGYAGDQNYRDVAHAVADGTIVSAPGSAPGTFALAFLETLYPERGNDLTQMRAMFAKEYAAAS; translated from the coding sequence ATGTCCAAACAGAAGACGATCGGCTTTCTTTTCATCGAAGGCTTCGCCGACTGGGAATATGGCCTGCTGGCCGCCTCGGCCGTTGAATGGTTCGGCGCCCGCGCCGTATCGTTGACACCGGACGGCAAGCCGGTGACCGGCATAAGCGGTTTCAAGCTGATGCCCGACCGCTCTGTCAAGGCCGATGAAAATACCGATCTCGATGCCGTCGCGGTCATCGGCTCCGACCAATGGGCCGGCAAGGCGCCGCCGGATGCAGCCGGCCTGCTGACAGCGGTGGCGTCGCGAGGCGGTGTCGTCGGTGGTATCTGCGCCGGAACGCTGGCGCTGGCCCGCGCCGGCCTGTTCGACAATGCCAATCACACCAGCAATGGCCGCGACTGGATCAACCAGCACGAGGCCGGTTACGCCGGCGACCAGAACTATCGGGACGTGGCGCACGCGGTGGCTGATGGCACGATCGTTTCCGCGCCGGGTTCAGCGCCGGGCACATTCGCACTGGCGTTCCTGGAAACGCTCTACCCGGAAAGGGGCAACGATCTAACCCAGATGCGCGCGATGTTCGCCAAGGAATACGCCGCAGCCTCCTGA
- a CDS encoding SRPBCC domain-containing protein has protein sequence MIPATDRSKARGLALTITRVLKAPRMLVYRMWTQPHHMKRWLGPPGYTTLSARVDLRVGGFWRTHSRKHDGTEVAEQGVFRQIVEAERLVFTHAWEEDDGSLGHETLVTLTFVDDGDRTIMTFHQADFLTAETRDGHLQGWGESFDMLKDYLDHG, from the coding sequence ATGATCCCGGCCACCGACAGAAGCAAAGCCCGTGGGCTGGCGCTGACGATCACCCGTGTTCTCAAGGCGCCACGCATGCTGGTCTACCGGATGTGGACGCAGCCGCACCACATGAAGCGCTGGCTGGGCCCGCCGGGCTATACGACCTTGTCCGCGCGAGTGGATCTGCGGGTGGGAGGGTTCTGGCGGACCCATTCGCGCAAGCACGACGGCACCGAGGTGGCCGAACAAGGCGTGTTCCGCCAGATCGTCGAGGCTGAACGGCTGGTCTTTACCCATGCCTGGGAAGAGGACGATGGCAGCCTCGGCCATGAAACGCTGGTGACCTTGACCTTCGTCGACGACGGCGACCGGACGATCATGACCTTCCACCAGGCGGACTTCCTGACAGCCGAGACCCGTGACGGTCATTTGCAGGGCTGGGGCGAGAGTTTTGACATGCTGAAGGATTATCTGGATCATGGCTGA